In the Piscinibacter sp. XHJ-5 genome, one interval contains:
- a CDS encoding DUF2971 domain-containing protein: MQESNTAKILPPNSLYKYFSRAGVLRFLSGFRLRFSPPCVFNDPFEALPSISGMQGELGEESDEIAMHNHLQAALARSIGGNVGILCLSEDPLNLLMWGHYANAHQGAVVEFDASNEFFSGSRTPLGFHQFLRKVDYSDARPELPLEHFRRHKMGFLNDHGSGWLELLRAEHPIFSTKSRDWSYEREWRLVRQLVGPEDPLSSRPKATQMYVGLHVSAAYAQDPQPSDVEIAPVPLDCVKAVYLGARSRTYTGDMPDFEAEVWGRLSKSHDARHIRIFEARFHPENFAMLAYDLRDVEDVRKNVSRHEFKTRRDGLEAVPFQRRRKK, encoded by the coding sequence ATGCAAGAGTCGAACACCGCCAAGATTTTGCCGCCCAATTCGCTGTACAAATATTTCTCGAGGGCGGGCGTCCTGCGGTTTTTGAGCGGCTTCAGACTTCGCTTCTCACCGCCCTGCGTCTTCAATGACCCATTCGAAGCGTTGCCCTCCATATCGGGGATGCAAGGTGAATTGGGTGAGGAGTCGGATGAGATCGCGATGCACAACCATCTCCAGGCAGCGCTTGCGCGGTCCATTGGAGGCAATGTCGGAATCTTGTGCTTGTCGGAGGATCCGCTGAATCTCTTAATGTGGGGTCACTATGCGAATGCGCACCAAGGCGCAGTGGTCGAATTCGATGCGTCGAACGAGTTTTTCTCAGGATCCAGGACACCACTTGGGTTCCATCAGTTTCTCCGCAAGGTCGATTACAGCGACGCACGTCCGGAATTGCCTCTGGAGCACTTTCGCCGTCACAAGATGGGGTTTCTGAACGATCATGGATCGGGCTGGCTTGAATTGCTTCGCGCCGAGCATCCGATTTTTTCCACGAAGAGTCGAGACTGGTCGTATGAAAGGGAGTGGAGGCTCGTGCGCCAGTTAGTCGGACCCGAAGACCCGTTAAGTAGTCGGCCAAAGGCAACGCAGATGTACGTTGGATTGCATGTGTCCGCGGCCTACGCACAAGATCCGCAACCTTCGGATGTCGAAATCGCGCCTGTTCCGCTCGATTGCGTGAAGGCGGTCTATCTTGGAGCGCGGTCACGAACCTATACAGGGGATATGCCCGACTTCGAGGCAGAAGTCTGGGGACGCTTGTCGAAGTCGCACGACGCGCGACACATTCGCATCTTCGAAGCGCGGTTCCATCCGGAGAACTTCGCGATGCTCGCCTACGATCTTCGAGACGTTGAAGACGTCCGCAAGAACGTTTCCCGTCATGAGTTCAAGACGCGGCGTGACGGCCTCGAAGCTGTCCCCTTTCAGCGGCGACGCAAGAAGTGA